A single window of Algiphilus sp. DNA harbors:
- the hflC gene encoding protease modulator HflC: MSNRSIFLIAIVLLGLFTLSQSFFIVDERERVILFQFGEVQGLDYEPGLHLKAPFVQNVRRVERRVMNLDSRPEEFLTSEKKQVKVNYYVKWQVEELREFYRATGGQEMVAADRLSSIMNRAMRDQFSTRTIREAVSDERNAIMEAVQANTREPVQELGVKIVDVRVKVIDLPDQVSESVYQRMRAERQRVAADFRARGAERAEEIRANADREAEIIVANAYKSAEEIRGEGDARAADIYAEAYSNDDEFYRFYRSLNIYRNAFATKDNVMVLEPEGELFRYFNPGTGQ; the protein is encoded by the coding sequence ATGAGCAACCGTTCGATATTCCTGATCGCCATCGTCCTGCTCGGCCTGTTCACGCTGAGCCAGTCGTTCTTCATCGTCGACGAGCGCGAACGCGTCATCCTCTTCCAGTTCGGCGAGGTGCAGGGGCTCGACTACGAGCCGGGCCTGCATCTCAAGGCTCCGTTCGTGCAGAACGTGCGCCGCGTCGAGCGGCGGGTGATGAACCTCGACTCGCGGCCGGAGGAGTTCCTGACCTCCGAGAAGAAGCAGGTCAAGGTCAACTACTACGTCAAGTGGCAGGTCGAGGAACTCCGGGAGTTCTACCGTGCGACCGGCGGCCAGGAAATGGTCGCGGCCGATCGCCTGTCCTCGATCATGAATCGCGCGATGCGGGACCAGTTCTCCACGCGCACCATCCGCGAGGCGGTGTCGGACGAGCGCAACGCCATCATGGAGGCGGTGCAGGCCAACACCCGCGAGCCGGTCCAGGAATTGGGCGTCAAGATCGTCGACGTGCGCGTCAAGGTCATCGACCTCCCGGACCAGGTCAGCGAGTCGGTCTACCAGCGCATGCGCGCCGAGCGTCAGCGCGTGGCGGCCGACTTCCGGGCCCGCGGCGCCGAGCGCGCCGAGGAGATCCGCGCCAATGCCGACCGCGAGGCTGAGATCATCGTGGCCAATGCCTACAAGTCGGCCGAGGAGATCCGCGGTGAGGGCGATGCGCGCGCCGCCGACATCTACGCCGAGGCCTACAGCAACGACGACGAGTTCTACCGCTTCTATCGTTCGCTGAACATCTACCGGAACGCCTTTGCGACCAAGGACAATGTCATGGTGCTGGAGCCCGAGGGCGAGCTCTTCCGGTACTTCAATCCCGGCACCGGTCAGTAG
- a CDS encoding adenylosuccinate synthase gives MGKSVVVIGAQWGDEGKGKIVDLLTDRAHAVVRFQGGHNAGHTLVIGGEKTALHLIPSGIMRPDVACLIGNGVVLSPEKLLEEMGGLEARGVAVRDRLRISAAAPLILDYHVRLDQARERARGDAKIGTTGRGIGPAYEDKIARRAIRVGDLFHRERLAAKLGEVLDYHNFVLQRYFGEAPVDFQQVQERCLGYAESLRELADDVTGILETRMRNGENILFEGAQGALLDIDHGTYPYVTSSNTTAGGASTGTGVGPRRLDAVLGIVKAYSTRVGSGPFPTELDDDIGSHLREKGGEIGTTTGRTRRCGWFDAVALRRAAFNNSMTGLCITKMDVLDELDVLRVCVGYRVDGERMEQPPVGAEGYADIQPIYEDVPGWRSSTAGLDRYEDLPPQARDYLARIADVAGVPVQVVSTGPDRAHTMVLEHPFD, from the coding sequence ATGGGGAAATCGGTAGTCGTCATCGGCGCCCAGTGGGGCGATGAAGGCAAGGGCAAGATCGTCGACCTGCTCACCGACCGCGCGCACGCGGTGGTGCGCTTCCAGGGCGGCCACAACGCCGGCCACACGCTGGTCATCGGCGGCGAGAAGACGGCGTTGCATCTCATCCCGTCCGGGATCATGCGGCCCGACGTGGCGTGTCTCATCGGCAACGGTGTCGTGCTGTCGCCCGAGAAGCTGCTCGAGGAGATGGGCGGGCTGGAGGCCCGCGGCGTGGCGGTGCGCGACCGCCTGCGCATCTCCGCGGCCGCACCGCTGATCCTCGACTACCACGTGCGGCTCGACCAGGCGCGCGAGAGGGCGCGCGGCGACGCCAAGATCGGCACGACCGGCCGCGGCATCGGGCCGGCCTACGAGGACAAGATCGCCCGTCGCGCCATCCGCGTCGGCGATCTGTTCCACCGCGAGCGTCTCGCCGCCAAGCTCGGCGAGGTGCTCGACTACCACAACTTCGTGCTCCAGCGGTACTTCGGCGAGGCACCGGTCGACTTCCAGCAGGTGCAGGAGCGCTGTCTCGGGTATGCGGAGTCGCTCCGCGAGCTCGCCGACGACGTCACCGGGATCCTCGAGACCCGCATGCGGAACGGCGAGAACATCCTGTTCGAAGGCGCCCAGGGTGCCCTGCTCGACATCGACCACGGGACCTATCCCTACGTCACGTCCAGCAACACCACCGCGGGCGGCGCGTCCACCGGCACCGGTGTCGGCCCGCGGCGGCTGGATGCCGTGCTCGGCATCGTCAAGGCCTATTCGACGCGGGTCGGTTCGGGGCCGTTTCCGACCGAGCTCGACGACGACATCGGTTCGCATCTCCGCGAGAAGGGCGGCGAGATCGGTACCACCACGGGACGAACGCGGCGCTGCGGCTGGTTCGATGCGGTGGCGCTGCGGCGCGCGGCATTCAACAACTCGATGACCGGACTGTGCATCACCAAGATGGATGTGCTCGACGAGCTCGACGTGCTGCGCGTCTGCGTCGGCTATCGCGTCGACGGCGAGCGCATGGAGCAGCCGCCGGTCGGGGCCGAGGGCTATGCCGACATCCAGCCCATCTACGAGGACGTGCCGGGCTGGCGCAGCTCGACGGCCGGGCTGGATCGCTACGAGGACCTGCCGCCGCAGGCGCGCGACTACCTCGCGCGCATCGCGGACGTTGCCGGCGTGCCGGTGCAGGTGGTCTCGACCGGGCCCGACCGCGCGCATACCATGGTGCTCGAGCATCCCTTCGACTGA
- the mutL gene encoding DNA mismatch repair endonuclease MutL — protein sequence MTIQKLPTELVNQIAAGEVVERPASVIKELVENSLDAGARAITVDLEQGGLRLLRVRDDGCGIDAGDLALACSAHATSKIGSLDDLERVGSFGFRGEALASILSVSRFRLASRTPDAEHGWAVTGEGGLDGELTPDAQPLGTTVEVRDLFCNTPARRKFLRAEATEARHVDQALRRLALARADVGMALSHNGRRLWHCPPQDIAARARQLIGEEFFAQAVPVESAAMGLTLQGWISVPAFSRAQADMQHFYINGRAARDRVVAGAVRRAYSDVLHGARHPAFLLFLSLDPGQVDVNVHPAKREVRFRDSGRVHDFLYQSLERALRDIRPDTTQHRHAPAGGGAGRAAPPPAPATPAADWVRVAEVEARYVAEATPASRSDASPAAGAASDGAPAVEPAGTFDAGDAGAAAAAMPAPEPAPADDYGPGLGEPIGQVHGIYIVAQNSLGLVVVDQHAAHERVLYERLKKQYRSGTIARQQFLVPVAVALDEDAADLAEARADELAELGLDIERSAPRQVRLRGAPPILSAESAGELLRRVLGVAVEADGGNHLGEVLDAQERVLADVACRSAIKANRRMSLPEMAQLLRDIEATERSGQCNHGRPTWVQMPMEALDRLFLRGQ from the coding sequence GCCATCACGGTGGATCTCGAGCAGGGCGGACTGCGCTTGCTGCGCGTGCGCGATGACGGCTGCGGCATCGATGCCGGCGATCTGGCGCTGGCCTGCAGCGCGCATGCGACCAGCAAGATCGGCTCCCTGGACGATCTCGAGCGGGTCGGAAGCTTCGGCTTCCGCGGCGAGGCGCTGGCGAGCATCCTGTCGGTGTCACGCTTTCGCCTGGCGTCGCGCACGCCCGATGCCGAGCACGGCTGGGCCGTGACCGGAGAGGGCGGACTCGACGGCGAGCTGACCCCCGATGCCCAGCCGCTGGGCACGACCGTCGAGGTACGCGACCTGTTCTGCAACACGCCGGCGCGGCGCAAGTTTCTGCGCGCCGAGGCCACCGAGGCGCGGCACGTCGATCAGGCGCTGCGCAGGCTGGCGCTGGCGCGCGCGGATGTCGGCATGGCGCTGTCGCACAACGGGCGCCGGCTGTGGCACTGCCCGCCGCAGGACATCGCGGCGCGCGCCCGGCAGCTCATAGGCGAGGAGTTCTTCGCCCAGGCCGTGCCGGTGGAGAGCGCCGCGATGGGACTGACGCTGCAGGGCTGGATCAGCGTGCCGGCGTTCTCGCGCGCGCAGGCCGACATGCAGCACTTCTACATCAACGGCCGCGCGGCGCGCGACCGCGTGGTGGCCGGGGCGGTGCGACGGGCGTACAGCGACGTGCTGCACGGCGCGCGGCATCCGGCCTTCCTGCTCTTCCTGTCGCTGGATCCGGGGCAGGTGGACGTGAACGTGCATCCCGCCAAGCGCGAGGTGCGCTTCCGCGATTCGGGGCGCGTGCACGACTTCCTCTACCAGAGTCTGGAGCGGGCGCTGCGGGATATCCGGCCCGACACGACGCAGCATCGCCACGCGCCGGCGGGTGGCGGCGCCGGTCGCGCCGCGCCGCCTCCGGCACCGGCGACGCCGGCCGCGGACTGGGTGCGGGTGGCCGAGGTCGAGGCGCGCTACGTTGCGGAGGCGACGCCGGCGAGCCGGAGCGATGCATCGCCCGCGGCGGGCGCGGCGTCCGACGGGGCGCCCGCGGTCGAGCCCGCCGGGACGTTCGACGCCGGCGATGCCGGCGCCGCGGCAGCGGCGATGCCGGCCCCGGAGCCGGCCCCTGCGGACGACTACGGTCCCGGTCTCGGCGAGCCCATCGGTCAGGTGCACGGCATCTACATCGTGGCGCAGAACAGCCTGGGGCTGGTGGTGGTCGACCAGCATGCAGCGCACGAACGCGTGCTCTACGAGCGGCTCAAGAAGCAGTACCGCAGCGGCACGATCGCGCGCCAGCAGTTCCTGGTGCCGGTGGCGGTGGCGCTCGACGAGGATGCCGCCGACCTCGCCGAGGCGCGGGCGGACGAGCTCGCCGAGCTCGGTCTCGACATCGAGCGCAGCGCGCCGCGCCAAGTCCGCCTGCGCGGCGCGCCGCCGATCCTGTCCGCTGAGTCGGCCGGCGAGCTGCTTCGGCGCGTGCTGGGCGTGGCCGTGGAGGCGGACGGCGGCAATCATCTGGGCGAGGTGCTGGATGCGCAGGAGCGCGTGCTCGCCGATGTCGCCTGCCGCAGCGCCATCAAGGCCAACCGGCGGATGAGCCTGCCGGAGATGGCGCAGCTGCTGCGCGACATCGAGGCCACCGAGCGTTCCGGGCAGTGCAACCATGGCCGCCCCACCTGGGTGCAGATGCCGATGGAGGCGCTGGACCGCCTCTTCCTGCGCGGCCAGTAG
- the miaA gene encoding tRNA (adenosine(37)-N6)-dimethylallyltransferase MiaA yields MLPVIAVLGPTASGKSDFAVTLCERVDGELISVDSAQVYRGMDIGTAKPGAADRARVPHHLLDIRDPAEAYSAAAFAADAERLIGDVRARGRVPVLAGGTMLYFRALFAGLSDLPPADPELRAGIAARANREGWPALHAELARLDPESAARLHPNDSARIQRALEITRAGGAPASQRRGGGSRPSLGPLCVVRWQPYDRAALRERIAERFDAMLAAGLVDEVAALRARSDIHADLPSMRAVGYRQIWRHLDGELDREAARAAGIKATRLLAKRQSTWLGGGLVERALVREGDAVFNVRERADEIAVLSSCEQEVATRR; encoded by the coding sequence ATGCTGCCCGTCATTGCCGTGCTCGGGCCGACGGCGTCCGGCAAGTCCGACTTCGCGGTCACGCTCTGCGAGCGCGTCGACGGTGAGCTGATCAGCGTCGACTCGGCACAGGTGTACCGCGGCATGGATATCGGCACCGCCAAGCCCGGCGCGGCCGATCGCGCGCGGGTGCCGCATCACCTGCTCGATATCCGCGACCCCGCCGAGGCCTATTCGGCCGCCGCCTTCGCGGCCGATGCCGAACGCCTGATCGGCGATGTGCGCGCGCGCGGGCGGGTGCCGGTGCTGGCCGGCGGCACCATGCTCTACTTCCGCGCGCTGTTCGCCGGCCTGTCCGACCTGCCGCCGGCCGATCCGGAGCTGCGCGCCGGGATCGCCGCGCGCGCCAACCGCGAGGGCTGGCCGGCGCTGCACGCGGAGCTGGCGCGGCTCGATCCGGAAAGCGCCGCGCGCCTGCACCCTAACGACAGCGCCCGCATCCAGCGCGCGCTGGAGATCACGCGCGCCGGCGGTGCGCCCGCCAGTCAGCGGCGTGGCGGCGGGTCGCGACCGTCGCTGGGGCCGCTGTGCGTGGTGCGCTGGCAGCCGTACGATCGCGCGGCCCTGCGCGAGCGCATCGCCGAACGCTTCGACGCCATGCTCGCGGCCGGGCTGGTGGACGAAGTGGCGGCCCTCCGGGCCCGCAGCGACATCCATGCCGACCTGCCGTCCATGCGGGCGGTGGGCTATCGCCAGATCTGGCGCCATCTCGACGGGGAGCTCGATAGGGAGGCCGCGCGGGCTGCCGGCATCAAGGCCACGCGGCTGCTCGCCAAGCGCCAGTCGACCTGGCTCGGCGGCGGGCTCGTCGAGCGCGCGCTTGTGCGCGAGGGCGACGCGGTGTTCAATGTGCGGGAACGCGCGGACGAAATCGCTGTCCTGTCTTCGTGTGAACAAGAAGTTGCAACGCGTCGATAA
- a CDS encoding DUF2065 domain-containing protein has product MWDDLFRALALVLVIEGLLPFAAPARWRETMLRLASLDDRQLRFVGVSAIVGGMIILQLVRLL; this is encoded by the coding sequence GTGTGGGATGACCTGTTCCGAGCACTCGCGCTGGTGCTGGTGATCGAGGGGCTGCTGCCGTTCGCGGCGCCCGCGCGCTGGCGCGAGACCATGCTGCGCCTGGCATCGCTGGACGACCGGCAGCTCCGCTTCGTCGGCGTCAGCGCCATCGTCGGCGGCATGATCATTCTCCAGCTGGTGCGGCTGCTGTGA
- a CDS encoding ATP phosphoribosyltransferase regulatory subunit, giving the protein MSAQRAAFLPDGVEELLPDAAWMAEDLRRRLLDHYRERGYGLILPPLVEHLDSLLVGAGEDLEEQTFRFVDPASGRMLGVRADMTPQAARIAATRFPADQAVRLCYLGSVLRTHPDTPGGARAPRQVGCELFGDASLEGDMEVLDLMIGTLSLAGVREPLVDLGHIGIYSHLLADCALKPADEHVLFDILQRKCVPELGEWLRATGLPAATRDALTELIELHGPPEQVLPAAREALPDSEPVKAALLALETVSERLQANPAIAGLHIDLSELRGYRYQTGLSYAAFGSGSARELARGGRYDGIGDIYGAPRPATGFSADLNELLALG; this is encoded by the coding sequence GTGAGCGCCCAGCGTGCCGCCTTCCTGCCCGACGGTGTCGAGGAGCTCCTGCCGGACGCGGCGTGGATGGCCGAGGATCTCCGTCGGCGGCTGCTCGACCACTATCGCGAGCGCGGCTACGGCCTGATCCTGCCGCCCCTCGTCGAGCATCTCGACAGCCTGCTGGTCGGGGCCGGAGAGGATCTCGAGGAGCAGACCTTCCGCTTCGTCGATCCGGCGAGCGGGCGCATGCTGGGCGTGCGCGCCGACATGACGCCGCAGGCCGCGCGCATCGCCGCGACCCGCTTCCCGGCCGATCAGGCGGTGCGCCTGTGCTATCTGGGATCGGTGCTGCGCACGCATCCCGACACGCCGGGCGGCGCGCGCGCGCCGCGGCAGGTCGGATGCGAGCTGTTCGGGGATGCCTCGCTCGAGGGCGACATGGAAGTGCTCGACCTGATGATCGGCACGCTGTCACTGGCGGGCGTCCGCGAACCGCTGGTCGATCTCGGCCACATCGGCATCTACAGTCATCTGCTCGCGGATTGCGCGCTGAAGCCGGCCGACGAGCACGTCCTGTTCGACATCCTCCAGCGCAAGTGCGTGCCGGAGCTCGGCGAGTGGCTGCGCGCGACCGGTCTGCCCGCCGCAACCCGCGATGCGCTCACCGAGCTGATCGAGCTGCACGGGCCGCCGGAGCAGGTGCTCCCGGCGGCGCGCGAGGCGCTGCCCGACAGCGAACCGGTGAAGGCCGCGCTGCTGGCGCTGGAGACCGTCTCGGAGCGCCTGCAGGCCAATCCGGCCATCGCCGGGTTGCACATCGATCTTTCCGAGCTCCGGGGTTACCGCTACCAGACCGGGCTGAGCTATGCCGCCTTCGGCTCCGGCAGCGCGCGCGAACTGGCGCGCGGTGGCCGCTACGACGGTATCGGCGACATCTACGGTGCGCCGCGGCCGGCCACCGGCTTCTCGGCCGATCTCAACGAGCTGCTGGCGCTGGGCTGA
- the hfq gene encoding RNA chaperone Hfq, giving the protein MTKGQTLQEPFLNTLRKERIPVSVYLVNGIKLQGQVESFDQFVVLLRNAVSQMVYKHAISTIVPSRPVRVADTDADGGQSES; this is encoded by the coding sequence ATGACAAAGGGACAAACGCTGCAGGAACCCTTCCTCAACACCCTCCGCAAGGAGCGCATCCCGGTTTCGGTGTACCTGGTCAACGGCATCAAGCTGCAGGGCCAGGTCGAATCCTTCGATCAGTTCGTGGTCCTGCTGCGCAATGCGGTCAGCCAGATGGTCTACAAGCACGCCATTTCCACGATCGTGCCCTCGCGCCCGGTGCGCGTGGCCGATACCGACGCCGACGGCGGTCAGTCCGAGAGCTGA
- the hflK gene encoding FtsH protease activity modulator HflK: protein MAWNEPGGSQDPWGSGGRGSNSPPDLEQLIKRFKNRFGGRGGGGGNGSGGSGGPGAGPIMGAAVVIAGIIAALWLASGFYIVDEREQGVVLQFGAFSRVTEPGLRWHMPWPVEQVETINVTEIREASDRTLMLTQDENIVDVELRVQYRISDVEAYLFNVRNPDETLQQATKSALREVVGQNTLDFVLVEGREQAANVTRDRLQSILESYGTGLFVTNVNLTDAKPPSQVQEAFFDAIKAREDNVRLINEAESYANDRIPRARGEAARAVEQAEGYRERVVARAEGDASRFRQLVAEVRKAPEITRDRLYFDTMTEIMAETSKVLVDLDGSGSVMMLPLEQMLRNIGSSSGSGSSGSSSGSSSGILGGGSGSGLPGRTTLPDPRSRQRETR from the coding sequence ATGGCCTGGAACGAGCCGGGCGGCAGTCAGGATCCCTGGGGATCGGGCGGCCGCGGGTCCAATTCGCCCCCCGATCTCGAGCAGCTGATCAAGCGCTTCAAGAACCGCTTCGGCGGACGTGGCGGCGGCGGTGGTAACGGCAGCGGCGGAAGCGGCGGGCCCGGAGCGGGTCCGATCATGGGAGCGGCGGTCGTCATCGCCGGCATCATCGCGGCGCTGTGGCTGGCGTCGGGCTTCTACATCGTCGACGAGCGGGAGCAGGGCGTGGTGCTGCAGTTCGGCGCCTTCTCGCGGGTCACCGAGCCCGGCCTGCGCTGGCACATGCCCTGGCCGGTGGAGCAGGTCGAGACCATCAACGTCACCGAGATCCGCGAGGCCTCCGACCGCACGCTCATGCTGACCCAGGACGAGAACATCGTCGACGTCGAGCTGCGTGTGCAGTACCGCATCTCGGATGTCGAGGCGTACCTGTTCAACGTGCGCAATCCGGACGAGACGCTCCAGCAGGCGACCAAGAGCGCGCTGCGCGAGGTGGTCGGCCAGAACACGCTCGACTTCGTGCTGGTCGAGGGCCGCGAGCAGGCCGCCAATGTCACCCGGGACCGGCTGCAGTCGATCCTCGAGAGCTACGGCACCGGCCTGTTCGTGACCAACGTCAACCTCACCGACGCCAAGCCGCCGTCGCAGGTGCAGGAAGCCTTCTTCGACGCCATCAAGGCGCGCGAGGACAACGTGCGCCTGATCAACGAGGCCGAGTCCTACGCCAACGACCGCATTCCGCGGGCGCGCGGCGAGGCGGCCCGCGCCGTCGAGCAGGCCGAGGGCTACCGCGAACGCGTGGTGGCGCGCGCCGAGGGTGATGCGTCGCGCTTCCGGCAGCTGGTCGCGGAGGTGCGCAAGGCACCCGAGATCACGCGCGATCGCCTCTATTTCGACACCATGACCGAGATCATGGCGGAGACCAGCAAGGTGCTGGTCGACCTCGACGGATCCGGCTCGGTGATGATGCTTCCGCTCGAGCAGATGCTGCGCAACATCGGCAGCAGCTCGGGTAGCGGCAGCAGTGGCAGCAGCTCGGGCAGCAGCAGCGGCATTCTGGGAGGCGGCTCCGGCAGCGGCCTGCCGGGGCGCACGACGCTGCCCGATCCCCGGTCGCGCCAGCGGGAGACGCGCTGA
- the hflX gene encoding ribosome rescue GTPase HflX — MIEHEVTAVGQTAILVHVSFPGSDTEADTAEFVELARSANADVRHCVGGRRQRPDPRHFVGRGKAEEIAQLVAAECVELVVFNHDLTPSQERNLERLLNCRVLDRAGLILDIFASRARTHEGKLQVELAQLQHLATRLVRGWSHLERQKGGIGLRGPGESQLETDRRLIRHRMRTLEGRLDAVRKRRARSRASRQRNETPTVSLVGYTNAGKSTLFNVLTTGDTFASDQLFATLDPTIRRFALHPGEHVVLADTVGFIRDLPPDLVAAFRATLEETREAGLLLHVVDWSDPERDQRIAQVEAVLRDIGADEVPRLLVCNKMDRVADGDERCGIERDADGAAQRVYVSAVSGAGLDGLREAVRGFFHGRLEEIEVHLPPEEARLRARFYEAHAVCAEHTDDDGTLHLRVRMPRDQLRRMCARAGIPLESAVD, encoded by the coding sequence ATGATCGAGCACGAGGTCACCGCGGTCGGGCAGACCGCGATCCTGGTGCATGTCAGTTTCCCCGGTTCGGACACCGAGGCCGACACGGCGGAGTTCGTCGAGCTTGCCCGCTCGGCGAACGCCGACGTGCGCCACTGCGTGGGCGGACGCCGGCAGCGCCCGGATCCCCGGCACTTCGTCGGTCGCGGCAAGGCCGAGGAGATCGCGCAGCTGGTGGCCGCGGAATGCGTCGAGCTGGTGGTGTTCAACCATGACCTCACGCCGAGCCAGGAGCGCAATCTCGAGCGCCTCCTGAACTGCCGCGTGCTCGATCGTGCCGGGTTGATCCTGGACATCTTCGCCTCGCGCGCCCGCACGCACGAGGGCAAGCTGCAGGTCGAGCTCGCCCAGCTCCAGCATCTGGCGACCCGTCTGGTGCGCGGCTGGTCGCATCTCGAGCGGCAGAAGGGCGGCATCGGCCTGCGCGGTCCCGGCGAGTCGCAGCTGGAGACCGACCGGCGCCTGATCCGGCACCGCATGCGCACGCTGGAGGGCCGGCTGGACGCGGTGCGCAAGCGGCGCGCGCGCTCGCGCGCCTCGCGCCAGCGCAACGAGACGCCGACGGTCTCCCTGGTCGGGTACACCAACGCCGGCAAGTCGACGCTGTTCAACGTGCTGACCACCGGGGACACCTTCGCCTCCGATCAGCTCTTCGCGACGCTCGATCCCACCATCCGCCGCTTCGCGCTGCATCCGGGCGAGCACGTCGTGCTCGCCGACACGGTCGGCTTCATCCGCGACCTGCCCCCGGACCTGGTGGCGGCCTTCCGCGCCACCCTCGAGGAGACGCGCGAGGCCGGTCTGCTGCTGCACGTCGTCGACTGGTCCGACCCCGAGCGCGATCAGCGCATCGCGCAGGTCGAAGCCGTCCTCCGCGACATCGGGGCGGACGAGGTGCCGCGCCTGCTGGTCTGCAACAAGATGGACCGGGTGGCGGATGGTGACGAGCGCTGCGGCATCGAGCGCGACGCCGACGGGGCGGCGCAGCGCGTCTACGTGTCCGCGGTCAGCGGGGCGGGGCTCGACGGTCTCCGCGAGGCGGTGCGCGGCTTCTTCCACGGCCGCCTCGAGGAGATCGAGGTGCACCTGCCGCCGGAAGAGGCGAGACTGCGCGCGCGTTTCTACGAGGCGCACGCGGTGTGCGCCGAGCACACCGACGACGACGGCACGCTGCATCTGCGCGTGCGCATGCCGCGCGATCAGCTGCGCCGCATGTGTGCGCGCGCCGGCATTCCGCTGGAGAGTGCCGTCGACTGA